One window from the genome of Hippocampus zosterae strain Florida chromosome 7, ASM2543408v3, whole genome shotgun sequence encodes:
- the si:ch211-180a12.2 gene encoding uncharacterized protein si:ch211-180a12.2, which yields MGCKVLAFLLSLHLINKASCGEIRAGPGANASLPCNASLKLDQADEALLEVEWLRNGSAVASLRNASARTEDGFFWTTGRFLIGDFSLTVVGVGLSLQGQYRCTVRRNSSTLHVSAVTLGVIAPPTLSAPQHWATLGAASQLECHADGFYPPPVALAWTRDGQVIQSAARLDGERTADGFYRAAANLTYYPSRWDRNATFGCRVSHSGVDREFKFQLNITYTPAIRLSAIPSPTRDGPLTLSCHLESFFPEETSVSWLQNGTALPEPPAPELNPDGSFRSTRYFTLSREQRRRGGEVECAVRQPGAAPPARAAAHLRELDPRDEEPVLTKSAKASVAMMCISLVLVFLLCFGFSWRRRDEKQKSLAVSGILLPPRIVVGQKGRVSVSIEGRRVERVQTAWFLNDAPISDTSLTAPEKDPLLPSRGETCYYKLHSEGPLRSTGSGVQQLVSSLTFIPRISVHKGAVFKCQVSYAGKDKIVMERVSQRFTVLSAPEVSEIQLAETPNNSEVISMTVRASHFHPDVITFRWFCQGGELSPVASQASTCPRPDGEGFFAASSQCKLPRTELEQGGTRVWVSVHHVALKQPVTRETRGFIKQPRVSDISRAADQSLTLGCRISDFYPPEVTVTWLRVRGGERDDGEDEVMEGGRLWGPVEIRPRLYRATATLTAGDAGREKRRRGGGIKCRVQHLSLQEPIERLWRDVDIVAPAIPASISVCWSSEGVGVFSLLLKGGHPKVKLLWTAGGATLSPLQSDETEEIGDDGQRELKSVCALERSAPVPGRSRQRRKARPTESKAAVTYPDVEGMAYIDEGTDQENNNREKCEESKSSDGDEGSDGDDDDDEREDDSGALYINRVHLTTGGGESERARLRVLVEITHPALALPVYRSWTEPNEETSFM from the exons ATGGGGTGTAAAGTCCTCGCCTTCCTGCTCTCCTTGCACCTCATAAACAAGG CGTCCTGCGGCGAAATACGAGCCGGCCCCGGCGCCAACGCCAGCCTGCCTTGCAACGCCAGCCTCAAGTTGGACCAAGCCGACGAGGCGCTGCTGGAAGTCGAGTGGCTGCGCAACGGCTCCGCCGTGGCCTCGTTGAGGAACGCCAGCGCTCGGACAGAAGACGGCTTCTTTTGGACCACGGGCCGTTTCCTCATTGGAGACTTTTCGCTGACCGTGGTCGGGGTGGGCCTGAGCCTGCAGGGGCAGTACCGGTGCACCGTCCGCCGCAACTCGTCAACGCTGCACGTGAGCGCGGTGACGCTCGGCGTCATTG CCCCGCCTACTCTGTCGGCACCTCAACATTGGGCGACGTTGGGGGCGGCGAGCCAGCTGGAATGCCACGCCGACGGCTTCTACCCTCCGCCCGTGGCCTTGGCCTGGACCAGGGACGGCCAGGTCATTCAGTCCGCCGCCCGGCTGGACGGGGAGAGGACGGCCGACGGCTTCTACAGAGCGGCGGCCAACCTCACCTACTACCCGAGTCGATGGGACCGCAACGCCACGTTCGGCTGCCGAGTGAGCCACAGCGGCGTCGACCGGGAGTTCAAGTTTCAACTCAACATCACGT ACACCCCCGCCATCAGACTCTCGGCCATCCCGTCGCCGACGCGCGACGGCCCGCTCACCCTCTCCTGCCACCTGGAAAGCTTCTTCCCGGAGGAGACGTCCGTCTCCTGGCTGCAAAACGGCACGGCCCTGCCCGAGCCGCCGGCCCCCGAGCTCAATCCGGACGGGAGCTTCCGAAGCACGCGCTACTTCACGCTGAGCCGCGAGCAGCGCCGGCGAGGCGGGGAAGTGGAGTGCGCGGTTCGGCAGCCCGGGGCGGCGCCGCCCGCCCGGGCCGCCGCGCACCTGCGAGAACTGGATCCCCGAG ATGAGGAACCGGTGCTGACGAAATCCGCAAAGGCATCCGTGGCCATGATGTGTATCTCCCTGGTGCTCGTCTTCCTCTTGTGCTTTGGCTTTTCCTGGAGGCGAAGAGACG AGAAGCAAAAGTCGTTGGCGGTGTCGGGAATCCTCCTCCCCCCTCGCATCGTTGTGGGTCAAAAGGGCAGGGTGAGCGTGAGCATCGAAGGAAGGCGGGTGGAGCGAGTCCAGACGGCGTGGTTCCTCAATGACGCGCCCATCTCCGACACCTCCCTCACAG ctCCAGAGAAAGACCCTTTGCTGCCCTCCAGAGGAGAGACGTGTTACTACAAGCTGCATTCGGAGGGCCCCCTGCGCTCGACGGGGAGCGGCGTCCAGCAGCTGGTCTCGTCGCTGACGTTCATCCCGCGGATCTCCGTCCACAAGGGGGCGGTGTTCAAGTGTCAGGTGTCCTACGCGGGCAAGGACAAGATCGTGATGGAGAGAGTCTCCCAGAGGTTCACCGTTCTTT CTGCACCGGAGGTTTCCGAAATTCAGCTGGCGGAAACGCCGAACAACTCGG AGGTCATCAGCATGACGGTGCGCGCCTCCCATTTCCACCCGGACGTCATCACTTTCCGCTGGTTCTGTCAAGGGGGGGAGCTGAGCCCGGTGGCTTCGCAGGCCTCCACCTGCCCCCGACCCGACGGCGAGGGCTTTTTTGCCGCCTCCAGTCAGTGCAAACTGCCCCGGACGGAATTGGAACAGGGAGGCACCAGAGTGTGGGTCAGCGTCCATCACGTCGCCCTCAAGCAGCCCGTCACTCGGGAGACCAGAG GCTTCATCAAGCAGCCCCGCGTGTCCGACATCTCGCGCGCGGCCGACCAGTCGCTGACGCTGGGCTGCCGGATCAGCGATTTCTACCCGCCCGAGGTGACGGTCACCTGGCTGAGGGTGAGGGGCGGCGAGCGGGACGACGGCGAGGACGAGGTGATGGAGGGGGGCCGGCTGTGGGGCCCCGTGGAGATTCGCCCCAGGCTCTACCGGGCCACGGCCACCTTGACCGCCGGCGACGCCGGCCGCGAGAAACGACGGCGGGGGGGAGGGATTAAATGCAGAGTCCAGCACCTGTCCCTGCAAGAACCCATCGAGAGACTTTGGAGGGATGTCGACATCG TTGCTCCCGCCATCCCCGCCTCCATTTCGGTGTGTTGGAGCAGCGAAGGAGTGGGCGTGTTCTCGCTGCTCTTGAAGGGGGGTCACCCCAAGGTCAAGTTACTGTGGACGGCGGGCGGGGCCACCCTCTCGCCGCTCCAGTCCGACGAGACGGAGGAGATCGGAGATGACGGGCAGAGGGAGCTGAAAAGCGTGTGCGCCCTGGAGAGGTCGGCGCCGGTGCCCGGGCGCAGCCGCCAACGCAGGAAGGCCCGCCCCACCG AAAGCAAAGCGGCCGTCACGTACCCGGACGTCGAAGGGATGGCCTACATCGACGAGGGAACGGACCAAGAGAACAACAACCGAGAGAAATGCGAGGAAAGCAAGTCGTCGGACGGGGACGAGGGCAGcgacggcgacgacgacgacgacgaacggGAGGACGACTCCGGAGCCTTGTACATCAACAGAGTTCATTTGACGACGGGGGGCGGGGAAAGCGAGAGGGCTCGCCTCCGAGTCCTCGTGGAGATCACGCACCCGGCGCTGGCGCTGCCCGTTTACAGGAGCTGGACAG AGCCCAACGAGGAGACGTCTTTCATGTGA